Proteins from a genomic interval of Zingiber officinale cultivar Zhangliang chromosome 2A, Zo_v1.1, whole genome shotgun sequence:
- the LOC122042341 gene encoding actin-related protein 3-like isoform X1, with translation MDAASRPAVIVDNGTGYTKLGFAGNVEPCFTIPTVVATNESFSNQSRGPTKGNWMAQHNASVMADLDYLIGEDALQRFRVSNTYSLSYPVRNGQVENWDAMERFWQQCIFNYLRCDPEDHYFLLTESPLTAPENREYAGEIMFETFNVPGLYIAVQPVLALAAGYTTSKCEMTGVVVDVGDGATHVVPVADGYVIGGSIKSIPIAGKDVTQFVQQLMKERGEHIPPEDSLEVARKVKELYCYTCSDIVKEFNKHDKDPRKYTKQWTGIKPKTGVSYTCDIGYERFLGPEIFFHPEIYSSDFISPLPSVIDKCIQSAPIDTRRALYKNVVLSGGSTMFKDFNRRLQRDLKKIVDTRILASAAQLEVVKSQPIQVNVVSHPIQRHAVWFGGSILASTPEFYGACHTKAEYEEYGASICRTNPVFKGMY, from the exons gtataccaagttgggatttgcTGGCAATGTAGAACCTTGCTTCACCATACCCACTGTTGTTGCTACCAATGAATCCTTTTCAAATCAATCTAGAGGCCCTACTAAAGGAAATTGGATGGCACAGCATAATGCAAGTGTAATGGCAGATCTTGATTATTTAATTGGGGAAGATGCTTTACAGCGTTTTCGTGTTAGTAACACATACAGTCTTAGTTACCCTGTTCGGAATGGTCAG GTGGAGAATTGGGATGCAATGGAAAGATTTTGGCAGCAATGTATTTTCAATTACTTGCGCTGTGATCCAGAAGATCATTATTTCCTCCTAACTGAAAGCCCACTTACTGCACCTGAGAATCGAGAATATGCAGGAGAAATCATGTTCGAGACGTTTAATGTCCCTGGGTTATATATTGCTGTTCAACCTGTCCTTGCCCTTGCAGCCGGGTACACTACTTCAAAG TGCGAAATGACAGGCGTTGTTGTAGATGTTGGAGATGGAGCTACTCATGTAGTGCCAGTGGCTGATGGTTATGTGATTGGAGGTAGCATCAAATCCATTCCTATTGCTGGCAAGGATGTTACTCAATTTGTTCAACAGCTTATGAAG GAGAGAGGAGAACATATACCACCAGAAGATTCATTGGAAGTAGCAAGGAAGGTCAAAGAACTGTATTGTTACACTTGTTCAGATATTGTGAAG GAGTTCAATAAACATGATAAGGACCCTCGTAAGTATACTAAGCAGTGGACTGGTATTAAACCAAAGACTGGAGTATCATATACCTGTGATATTGGATATGAGCGCTTTCTTGGTCCTGAG ATATTTTTTCATCCTGAGATTTATAGTAGTGATTTTATCAGTCCTTTACCTTCTGTCATTGACAAGTGCATCCAGTCGGCTCCAATTGACACTAGAAGAGCTTTGTACAAG AATGTGGTGCTGTCAGGAGGATCAACCATGTTTAAGGACTTCAACAGGAGATTGCAACGAGATTTGAAAAAGATTGTCGACACTAGGATTTTAGCCTCTGCTGCCCAGCTTGAAGTTGTAAAA TCTCAGCCTATTCAAGTTAATGTTGTGAGCCATCCGATCCAGAGACATGCAGTTTGGTTTGGAGGTTCTATACTTGCCTCTACTCCTGAATTCTATGGG GCTTGCCACACCAAAGCAGAATATGAAGAGTATGGAGCCAGCATTTGCAGAACTAATCCCGTCTTCAAAGGAATGTATTGA
- the LOC122042341 gene encoding actin-related protein 3-like isoform X2 — MGMYTKLGFAGNVEPCFTIPTVVATNESFSNQSRGPTKGNWMAQHNASVMADLDYLIGEDALQRFRVSNTYSLSYPVRNGQVENWDAMERFWQQCIFNYLRCDPEDHYFLLTESPLTAPENREYAGEIMFETFNVPGLYIAVQPVLALAAGYTTSKCEMTGVVVDVGDGATHVVPVADGYVIGGSIKSIPIAGKDVTQFVQQLMKERGEHIPPEDSLEVARKVKELYCYTCSDIVKEFNKHDKDPRKYTKQWTGIKPKTGVSYTCDIGYERFLGPEIFFHPEIYSSDFISPLPSVIDKCIQSAPIDTRRALYKNVVLSGGSTMFKDFNRRLQRDLKKIVDTRILASAAQLEVVKSQPIQVNVVSHPIQRHAVWFGGSILASTPEFYGACHTKAEYEEYGASICRTNPVFKGMY; from the exons gtataccaagttgggatttgcTGGCAATGTAGAACCTTGCTTCACCATACCCACTGTTGTTGCTACCAATGAATCCTTTTCAAATCAATCTAGAGGCCCTACTAAAGGAAATTGGATGGCACAGCATAATGCAAGTGTAATGGCAGATCTTGATTATTTAATTGGGGAAGATGCTTTACAGCGTTTTCGTGTTAGTAACACATACAGTCTTAGTTACCCTGTTCGGAATGGTCAG GTGGAGAATTGGGATGCAATGGAAAGATTTTGGCAGCAATGTATTTTCAATTACTTGCGCTGTGATCCAGAAGATCATTATTTCCTCCTAACTGAAAGCCCACTTACTGCACCTGAGAATCGAGAATATGCAGGAGAAATCATGTTCGAGACGTTTAATGTCCCTGGGTTATATATTGCTGTTCAACCTGTCCTTGCCCTTGCAGCCGGGTACACTACTTCAAAG TGCGAAATGACAGGCGTTGTTGTAGATGTTGGAGATGGAGCTACTCATGTAGTGCCAGTGGCTGATGGTTATGTGATTGGAGGTAGCATCAAATCCATTCCTATTGCTGGCAAGGATGTTACTCAATTTGTTCAACAGCTTATGAAG GAGAGAGGAGAACATATACCACCAGAAGATTCATTGGAAGTAGCAAGGAAGGTCAAAGAACTGTATTGTTACACTTGTTCAGATATTGTGAAG GAGTTCAATAAACATGATAAGGACCCTCGTAAGTATACTAAGCAGTGGACTGGTATTAAACCAAAGACTGGAGTATCATATACCTGTGATATTGGATATGAGCGCTTTCTTGGTCCTGAG ATATTTTTTCATCCTGAGATTTATAGTAGTGATTTTATCAGTCCTTTACCTTCTGTCATTGACAAGTGCATCCAGTCGGCTCCAATTGACACTAGAAGAGCTTTGTACAAG AATGTGGTGCTGTCAGGAGGATCAACCATGTTTAAGGACTTCAACAGGAGATTGCAACGAGATTTGAAAAAGATTGTCGACACTAGGATTTTAGCCTCTGCTGCCCAGCTTGAAGTTGTAAAA TCTCAGCCTATTCAAGTTAATGTTGTGAGCCATCCGATCCAGAGACATGCAGTTTGGTTTGGAGGTTCTATACTTGCCTCTACTCCTGAATTCTATGGG GCTTGCCACACCAAAGCAGAATATGAAGAGTATGGAGCCAGCATTTGCAGAACTAATCCCGTCTTCAAAGGAATGTATTGA